The genomic region CGAAGATGCACGGACTGATCGGCAGGAAAATCGGGATGAGCCAGGTCTTTGCCGAGAACGGCGACGCGGTACCGGTCACGGTGATCGAGGCGGGTCCCTGTTACGTCACCCAGGTGAAGACGCTGGAACGCGACGGCTACGAGGCGGCGCAGATCGGTTTCGAAGCGAAGAAGGAGAAGCGGACGACCCGGCCGCTGAAGGGCCACTTCAAGAAGGCGAAGGTCGATCCGCAGCGCATCGTACGCGAGGTCGCGGTGCAGGACATCGCGACCTGCGAACCCGGCCAGGTGGTCGGCGCGGACATTTTCGAGACCGGCGAACTCGTGGACGTGACGGGTTATTTCAAGGGCCGGGGGTTCCAGGGCGTCGTCAAGCGGCACGGTTTCAAAGGCGGCGACAAGACCCGCGGACAGAGCGACCG from Gemmatimonadota bacterium harbors:
- a CDS encoding 50S ribosomal protein L3; the protein is MHGLIGRKIGMSQVFAENGDAVPVTVIEAGPCYVTQVKTLERDGYEAAQIGFEAKKEKRTTRPLKGHFKKAKVDPQRIVREVAVQDIATCEPGQVVGADIFETGELVDVTGYFKGRGFQGVVKRHGFKGGDKTRGQSDRWRHPGSIGQSATPSKVFKGTRMGGRMGNKRVTVRNLQIVGVDAEKNILLVKGAVPGHRNGYVLINRTG